One region of Sulfitobacter sp. THAF37 genomic DNA includes:
- a CDS encoding XRE family transcriptional regulator, which translates to MKTDKQALIKALKKKRESEGLSIRALSERVGISFSSLARIERGEGEPDNNSTIRIIEWLGPDAQDAGLTFDSVALVHFRAAKNVQSKTVHCLLQAAQQLVRNNSNAFPVSEDFAETDSELAGSVALSKSEMEEMANGLRDDLEVALDAPLDALNIRIDGVDVYTVSDVHGLGAECAKFLLGAGGREWSAMSVPLDITEDRWAILRNDSHTPERQKVTYLEECWHILLGHKLTRIAKVADAFGRTYDSTEEHDAFYLASATMLPEVEVRSQVTAGKSAAEIAAWFGTSPELVEYRIKRLGLWRIYKNKGVELSD; encoded by the coding sequence ATGAAAACAGACAAGCAGGCTTTGATCAAAGCGCTGAAGAAAAAGCGCGAATCTGAAGGGCTTAGCATCAGGGCTCTATCTGAGCGCGTCGGTATCAGCTTTTCCTCGCTGGCTCGGATTGAGCGCGGCGAGGGTGAACCGGACAACAATTCAACGATTCGGATTATCGAGTGGCTCGGTCCGGATGCCCAAGATGCTGGTCTAACCTTCGACAGTGTGGCGTTGGTTCACTTCCGCGCAGCGAAGAACGTCCAGTCAAAAACGGTACACTGCCTCTTACAGGCGGCACAACAACTCGTACGAAACAACAGCAACGCTTTCCCTGTCAGCGAGGACTTCGCCGAAACCGACTCTGAGTTGGCCGGGTCAGTCGCATTGTCCAAATCCGAAATGGAAGAAATGGCGAATGGACTGCGGGACGACTTGGAGGTTGCCTTAGATGCGCCACTCGACGCGCTGAACATTCGAATTGATGGCGTGGATGTTTACACCGTCTCCGATGTTCACGGCCTTGGTGCCGAGTGCGCTAAGTTCTTGCTCGGAGCAGGCGGTCGCGAATGGTCAGCCATGAGCGTTCCTCTCGACATTACAGAGGATAGGTGGGCAATCCTGCGGAACGACAGCCACACACCGGAACGTCAGAAAGTTACATATCTTGAAGAGTGTTGGCATATCCTCCTTGGTCACAAGCTAACCCGGATTGCAAAAGTCGCCGACGCGTTCGGTCGGACTTACGATAGTACTGAAGAGCACGATGCGTTCTACCTCGCTTCAGCAACCATGCTCCCGGAGGTCGAGGTGAGATCCCAGGTCACCGCGGGAAAGTCTGCCGCTGAGATTGCGGCATGGTTTGGCACCTCCCCTGAACTTGTCGAGTATCGCATCAAGCGTCTGGGGCTTTGGCGCATCTACAAGAACAAGGGTGTTGAACTAAGCGACTAG
- a CDS encoding GNAT family N-acetyltransferase, whose translation MPTDAALDTKFTIEPFDAKSQDRTAFSCGVPQIDNYLKLTAKKGSKADVVRIWVVLDEDRSTLGFYGINMHAVVAEDMPEELAKKAPRHGMLPAAFISMIGVDQTMQGKGLGSALLADALSRIGRVSDEIGTCAVLLDVFDCGNPGTVARRKAYYESFGFIPLPDQPLRLFMPIQTVRTLSG comes from the coding sequence ATGCCGACTGACGCCGCCTTAGACACGAAGTTCACAATCGAGCCGTTCGATGCCAAGAGCCAGGATCGAACGGCTTTTTCCTGTGGTGTTCCTCAAATCGACAATTACTTGAAGCTGACGGCAAAGAAGGGGTCGAAGGCTGATGTCGTCCGGATCTGGGTCGTGCTCGACGAAGATCGAAGCACCCTTGGGTTCTACGGAATCAACATGCACGCCGTCGTCGCGGAAGACATGCCGGAAGAATTGGCAAAGAAGGCGCCAAGGCATGGCATGCTGCCAGCCGCATTCATTTCTATGATAGGCGTCGATCAAACGATGCAGGGGAAGGGCTTGGGCAGCGCGCTGCTTGCTGATGCGCTCAGCCGAATTGGGCGCGTCTCGGACGAGATAGGGACCTGTGCTGTCCTTCTCGATGTGTTCGACTGCGGAAACCCCGGAACGGTGGCACGCCGAAAAGCATACTACGAGTCCTTCGGGTTTATTCCTTTGCCAGATCAGCCTTTGCGCCTTTTCATGCCGATACAAACCGTGCGGACATTGTCGGGCTAA
- a CDS encoding DUF1778 domain-containing protein → MLAFEDSTFAVDEPKSARLEARTQPSVKDAISRAATLSGVEVSSFVVSAAYKAAQTTIEAHKLTALESEADRAAFFGALENPPKPNNRLKQAFALRETLIANAD, encoded by the coding sequence ATGTTGGCGTTTGAGGATAGCACTTTCGCTGTCGACGAGCCCAAGAGCGCTCGGCTGGAAGCGCGTACACAGCCTTCGGTGAAGGATGCGATCAGTCGCGCAGCAACCTTAAGCGGTGTTGAGGTGAGTTCCTTTGTTGTGAGCGCTGCATACAAGGCCGCGCAAACGACGATTGAAGCTCACAAGTTGACGGCGTTGGAGAGCGAGGCGGATCGTGCCGCGTTCTTTGGCGCTCTTGAGAACCCTCCGAAGCCGAATAATCGGCTGAAGCAGGCTTTTGCATTGCGCGAGACACTGATCGCGAATGCCGACTGA